From Thermomonas sp. XSG, one genomic window encodes:
- the fliM gene encoding flagellar motor switch protein FliM has translation MTTDLLSQDEIDALLHGVDSGAVDVEPPPAPGEARTYDFATQERIIRGRLPTLEMINERFARTWRIGLFNLLRRSADLSVRGIDMIRFGEYMHSLQVPTNINLVKMKPLRGTGIVMFEPRLVFTVVDNFFGGNGKYHTRIEGREFTPTEMRVIQLLLKQTFSDFAEAWAPVMNVEFEYMNSEVNPHFANIISPREYIVVCRFHVELEGGGGELHLALPWSMLEPIREQLDAGVQSDRVEKDENWTSALHAQLQDVAVDVKSTLATRQISLRELSKLKVGDVIPIDLKPEIPVHVEHLPLFTGEFGVHNGRNAVKITDVHAPRSPQTPVPTL, from the coding sequence ATGACCACCGACCTGCTCAGCCAGGACGAGATCGACGCCCTCCTCCACGGGGTGGATTCGGGCGCGGTCGACGTCGAGCCACCGCCCGCCCCGGGCGAGGCGCGGACCTACGATTTCGCCACCCAGGAGCGGATCATCCGCGGTCGCCTGCCGACCCTGGAGATGATCAACGAACGCTTCGCACGGACCTGGCGGATCGGCCTGTTCAACCTGCTGCGTCGCTCCGCCGACCTGTCGGTGCGCGGCATCGACATGATCCGCTTCGGCGAATACATGCATTCGCTGCAGGTCCCCACCAACATCAACCTGGTGAAGATGAAGCCGCTGCGCGGCACCGGCATCGTGATGTTCGAGCCGCGCCTGGTGTTCACCGTGGTCGACAATTTCTTCGGCGGCAACGGCAAGTACCACACCCGCATCGAGGGCCGCGAGTTCACCCCCACCGAGATGCGGGTGATCCAGCTGCTGCTCAAGCAGACCTTCTCGGACTTCGCCGAGGCCTGGGCGCCGGTGATGAACGTGGAGTTCGAGTACATGAACTCCGAGGTCAATCCGCACTTCGCCAACATCATCAGTCCGCGCGAGTACATCGTGGTCTGCCGTTTCCACGTCGAACTGGAAGGCGGTGGCGGCGAGCTGCACCTGGCGCTGCCGTGGTCGATGCTGGAACCGATCCGCGAGCAGCTCGACGCCGGCGTGCAGAGCGACCGCGTCGAGAAGGACGAGAACTGGACCAGCGCGCTGCACGCGCAGCTGCAGGACGTGGCGGTGGACGTGAAGAGCACCCTCGCCACCCGCCAGATCAGCCTGCGCGAGCTCAGCAAGCTCAAGGTCGGCGACGTGATCCCGATCGATCTCAAGCCCGAGATCCCCGTGCATGTCGAACACCTGCCGCTGTTCACCGGCGAATTCGGCGTCCACAACGGCAGGAACGCGGTGAAGATCACCGACGTACACGCCCCCCGCTCCCCACAGACTCCGGTACCGACGCTATGA
- the fliO gene encoding flagellar biosynthetic protein FliO, producing MAGVQQPAHAAPPSVAGSIGGTLFALALVLGLIFGLAWLARRMPGMTGLRGNGGLRVVRSLALGTRERLVVVEVGGTQLLLGTGAGGTRLLHTLETPLADDAPAQPTPFAQLLAQRLGKKPA from the coding sequence ATTGCAGGCGTCCAGCAGCCCGCGCATGCCGCCCCGCCCAGCGTGGCCGGCAGCATCGGTGGCACCCTGTTCGCGCTGGCGCTGGTACTGGGCCTGATCTTCGGACTGGCCTGGCTGGCACGGCGGATGCCAGGCATGACCGGCTTGCGCGGCAACGGCGGCCTGCGTGTGGTGCGCTCGCTGGCGCTGGGCACGCGCGAGCGCTTGGTGGTGGTGGAGGTGGGCGGCACCCAGCTGCTGCTCGGCACCGGCGCCGGCGGCACCCGGTTGCTGCACACCCTGGAAACCCCGCTCGCTGACGACGCCCCCGCGCAGCCGACGCCGTTCGCACAACTGCTGGCGCAACGCCTCGGGAAAAAGCCGGCATGA
- a CDS encoding flagellar biosynthetic protein FliQ, with translation MSPETALTQLAQGLYMALLLAMPLLLAVLATGVVVGILQAATSINEPTVAFVAKVIALVAVVALMGNFLLGRLVSFTTELFQQIPHLIG, from the coding sequence ATGAGTCCGGAAACCGCCCTCACCCAGCTGGCCCAAGGGCTGTACATGGCCCTGCTGCTGGCCATGCCGCTGCTGCTGGCGGTGCTGGCCACCGGCGTGGTGGTGGGCATCCTGCAGGCCGCCACCTCGATCAACGAGCCCACCGTGGCGTTCGTGGCCAAGGTCATCGCGCTGGTGGCGGTGGTGGCGCTGATGGGCAACTTCCTGCTGGGACGGCTGGTGTCGTTCACCACCGAGCTGTTCCAGCAGATCCCGCACCTGATCGGCTGA
- the fliR gene encoding flagellar biosynthetic protein FliR, whose product MDDITFISAQGVNLFAMLGTVLWHAIRIGAALQVLPFIGGRGMPARARLIITLAVSAALSGMLPVPPPAAVDALTALNVLREFAIGIAIGMVLRLAFEVGILAGQFISQDMALSFATMADPANQSQMSVLSLWFYLCFGLIFFTLDAHLALFKLLADSYRAQPIGAPFADFAAFLAVVPGFFPTVLRTAVLLSLPVTVAMLAVNIVVGVLSRAAPQFNPIQIGMPLALLVGLLLLMVLVRELLPPVEALFGQAFEAARAITG is encoded by the coding sequence ATGGACGACATCACCTTCATCAGCGCGCAGGGCGTCAACCTGTTCGCGATGCTGGGCACGGTGCTGTGGCACGCGATCCGGATCGGTGCTGCCCTGCAGGTGCTGCCCTTCATCGGCGGCCGCGGCATGCCGGCGCGGGCACGCCTGATCATCACCCTGGCGGTGTCGGCGGCGCTGTCCGGGATGCTGCCGGTGCCGCCACCGGCGGCGGTGGACGCGCTGACGGCACTCAACGTGCTGCGTGAATTCGCCATCGGCATCGCCATCGGGATGGTCCTGCGGCTGGCCTTCGAGGTCGGCATCCTGGCCGGCCAGTTCATCTCGCAGGACATGGCGCTGTCGTTCGCCACCATGGCCGACCCCGCCAACCAGAGCCAGATGTCGGTGCTGTCGCTGTGGTTCTACCTGTGCTTCGGACTGATCTTCTTCACGCTCGATGCCCATCTGGCATTGTTCAAGTTGCTGGCCGACAGCTACCGGGCACAGCCCATTGGCGCCCCATTCGCCGATTTTGCGGCGTTCCTGGCGGTGGTTCCCGGATTTTTCCCTACCGTACTGCGCACCGCCGTGCTGCTGTCGCTGCCGGTCACGGTGGCGATGCTGGCGGTGAACATCGTGGTCGGCGTGCTCTCCCGCGCCGCGCCGCAGTTCAATCCCATCCAGATCGGCATGCCGCTGGCGCTGCTGGTCGGGCTGCTCCTGCTGATGGTGCTGGTACGGGAATTGCTTCCTCCTGTTGAGGCGTTGTTCGGGCAGGCATTCGAGGCCGCCCG
- a CDS encoding FliH/SctL family protein, with product MSNTVRWAAPELAPPPPPPPQEPLRHMPSVEELQAIEEAAHAEGYARGHAEGVAAGQAEVRRIAAQMEGILDAFTRPLARLDGEVGDALGDLAVRIAGTLLRRSYAVEPALLEALVREALELAGSDQRQVELRLHPDDLAMLSPQLLSLQGVRLSGDTTLARGDLRLHADSVRIDGSLSARLNATLQRIIAGAGA from the coding sequence ATGAGCAACACCGTGCGCTGGGCCGCGCCGGAACTCGCACCGCCGCCGCCCCCGCCGCCGCAGGAGCCGCTGCGGCACATGCCCAGCGTGGAGGAACTGCAGGCCATCGAGGAGGCGGCGCACGCGGAGGGCTATGCCCGCGGGCACGCGGAAGGGGTGGCCGCGGGCCAGGCCGAGGTGCGTCGCATCGCCGCGCAGATGGAAGGCATCCTCGACGCGTTCACCCGGCCGCTGGCGCGGCTGGATGGTGAAGTCGGCGATGCGCTTGGCGATCTCGCCGTACGCATCGCCGGCACCCTGCTGCGCCGCAGCTATGCGGTTGAGCCGGCGCTGTTGGAGGCGCTGGTGCGCGAAGCGTTGGAGCTGGCCGGCAGCGACCAGCGCCAGGTGGAACTGCGCCTGCATCCGGACGACCTGGCCATGCTCAGCCCACAGCTGCTGTCACTGCAGGGCGTGCGCCTGAGCGGCGATACCACCCTTGCCCGCGGCGACCTGCGCCTGCATGCCGACAGCGTGCGCATCGACGGCAGTCTGTCTGCCCGGCTCAACGCCACCCTGCAGCGGATCATCGCCGGAGCCGGCGCGTGA
- the fliP gene encoding flagellar type III secretion system pore protein FliP (The bacterial flagellar biogenesis protein FliP forms a type III secretion system (T3SS)-type pore required for flagellar assembly.), which produces MTLSLPRPRTLLVLCALVCCLFAGDAFAQAAQAVQAAPAAAPASPSLPAVNVGQIGNQPVSMPMQVLLLMTSITLLPALLLGVTAFTRIIIVLSLLRQALGTGQAPSNQVLLALALFLTAMVMQPVFDQSWNAGIAPYLDKQMDFRTAWEAASGPFRAFMLAQVRENDLMTFANLSNTGPYATPQDVPFGVLAASFLTSELKTAFEIAFLIYIPFVIIDLVVASVLMSMGMMMLSPMLISAPFKILLFVLVDGWVLVVGALAGSFNTI; this is translated from the coding sequence ATGACCCTGTCCCTGCCCCGCCCGCGCACGCTGCTGGTCCTGTGCGCACTGGTCTGCTGCCTGTTCGCGGGTGACGCATTCGCACAGGCTGCCCAAGCCGTCCAGGCGGCGCCGGCGGCCGCACCTGCTTCACCGTCGCTGCCGGCGGTGAACGTCGGCCAGATCGGCAACCAGCCGGTCAGCATGCCGATGCAGGTGTTGCTGCTGATGACCAGCATCACCCTGCTGCCGGCGCTGCTGCTGGGGGTGACCGCGTTCACCCGCATCATCATCGTGCTCAGCCTGCTGCGGCAGGCGCTGGGCACCGGCCAGGCGCCGTCCAACCAGGTCCTGCTGGCGCTGGCGCTGTTCCTCACCGCGATGGTGATGCAGCCGGTGTTCGACCAGTCGTGGAACGCGGGCATCGCGCCCTATCTCGACAAGCAGATGGACTTCCGCACCGCCTGGGAGGCGGCATCGGGGCCGTTCCGCGCCTTCATGCTGGCGCAGGTGCGCGAAAACGACCTGATGACCTTCGCCAACCTGTCCAACACGGGACCCTACGCCACGCCGCAGGACGTGCCGTTCGGGGTGCTGGCCGCGTCCTTCCTCACCAGCGAGCTGAAGACCGCGTTCGAGATCGCGTTCCTGATCTACATCCCGTTCGTGATCATCGACCTGGTGGTGGCCAGCGTGCTGATGTCGATGGGCATGATGATGCTCTCCCCGATGCTGATCTCGGCGCCGTTCAAGATCCTGCTGTTCGTGCTGGTGGACGGCTGGGTGCTGGTGGTCGGCGCCCTGGCCGGCAGTTTCAACACGATCTGA
- the fliG gene encoding flagellar motor switch protein FliG — protein MTGVQRAAVILLSLGEQQAAEVLKHMGAKEVQKLGVAMTSVGGVSRQDVEKVIDDFVDTLEQPNIGSGADEYVRSVLVQALGEERASSLIDRILLGRNTTGLDTLKWMEPRAIADLVRNEHPQIIAIVLSHLDPDQGADALKFLPERTRADVLIRIATLDGIPPHALNELNDVMAKQFAGNQNLKSSSIGGVKVAANILNFMDSGQDEVILGTIAQIDETLTASIRDHMFVFDNLAEIDDRAMQSVLREVPADRLALALRGADTKVKDKIAANMSQRAAEMLVEDMEARGPVRLAEVEAAQKEILAIVRKMAEDGTIQLAVKAEVFV, from the coding sequence CTGACCGGCGTCCAGCGCGCCGCCGTCATCCTGCTGTCGCTGGGCGAGCAGCAGGCCGCCGAGGTGCTCAAGCACATGGGCGCCAAGGAAGTGCAGAAGCTGGGCGTGGCCATGACCTCGGTCGGCGGCGTGTCCCGGCAGGACGTCGAGAAGGTGATCGACGACTTCGTGGACACCCTGGAGCAACCCAATATCGGCAGCGGCGCCGACGAGTACGTCCGCAGCGTGCTGGTGCAGGCGCTGGGCGAGGAGCGCGCCAGCAGCCTGATCGACCGCATCCTGCTGGGCCGCAACACCACCGGCCTGGACACCCTGAAGTGGATGGAGCCCCGGGCCATCGCCGACCTGGTGCGCAACGAACACCCCCAGATCATCGCCATCGTGCTGTCGCACCTGGACCCGGACCAGGGCGCGGACGCGCTGAAGTTCCTGCCGGAGCGCACCCGCGCCGACGTGCTGATCCGTATCGCCACCCTGGACGGCATCCCGCCGCACGCGCTCAATGAACTGAACGACGTGATGGCCAAGCAGTTCGCAGGCAACCAGAACCTCAAGTCCTCCTCCATCGGCGGCGTCAAGGTGGCGGCCAATATCCTCAACTTCATGGACAGCGGCCAGGACGAGGTCATCCTCGGCACCATCGCGCAGATCGACGAAACGCTGACCGCCAGCATCCGCGACCATATGTTCGTGTTCGACAACCTCGCCGAGATCGACGATCGCGCCATGCAGTCGGTCCTGCGCGAGGTCCCGGCCGACCGGCTGGCGCTGGCCCTGCGCGGCGCCGACACCAAGGTCAAGGACAAGATCGCCGCCAACATGTCCCAGCGCGCCGCAGAGATGCTGGTCGAGGACATGGAAGCCCGCGGGCCGGTGCGCCTGGCCGAGGTCGAAGCCGCGCAGAAGGAAATCCTCGCCATCGTCCGCAAGATGGCCGAAGACGGAACCATCCAGCTGGCCGTGAAGGCCGAGGTCTTCGTATGA
- a CDS encoding flagellar hook-length control protein FliK, with product MMGETASLPLPTAAAAPAAAVLAATATTAPPAGTAAQDAPGTPAGNPSLLFDLLLGEQSEAAAISLAGVLPATTRPATSERPEETPAADPLLSVLAQMPQTPQVAVLPVAAPVLPTPTTNAAADTASRPLAVLAASQPGLGVGLVGADITMPAPATTTSPTTGLPADTAPDTGLPAAHAARSALSQPGFAHQAAGADASLPGFVLPVAEQAATPIEAPAAASATGPINALQSLAGVQPASTPAAPLAAPVLTQPADPANGYDDGFSGHVTWLAGQRIGQAEIRVVPEHLGAIDIRLQMDGNNVRAEFHSTQPEVRQALEASLPRLREMLGQHGLQLAHAGVGQGQGGQRQSGDGLPQPGQGSGLTLPEEAGSPLPPDFRRGRGLLDVYA from the coding sequence ATGATGGGCGAAACCGCCAGCCTGCCGCTGCCGACCGCTGCGGCTGCGCCCGCCGCCGCGGTACTGGCGGCAACGGCCACCACCGCCCCCCCTGCGGGCACTGCCGCGCAGGACGCGCCCGGCACCCCGGCCGGCAACCCCAGCCTGCTGTTCGACCTGCTGCTGGGCGAGCAGTCGGAAGCGGCCGCGATTTCGCTGGCTGGCGTGCTGCCGGCCACCACCCGCCCCGCTACCAGCGAACGGCCGGAAGAAACGCCTGCCGCCGATCCGCTGCTGAGCGTATTGGCGCAGATGCCGCAAACGCCGCAAGTGGCAGTGCTGCCGGTGGCTGCGCCCGTCCTGCCAACGCCCACGACGAACGCCGCTGCCGACACCGCCTCGCGGCCGCTGGCCGTACTGGCGGCCAGCCAACCGGGTCTGGGCGTGGGCTTGGTTGGCGCCGATATCACCATGCCAGCGCCCGCAACCACCACCTCTCCCACGACCGGCCTGCCGGCGGACACCGCGCCCGACACTGGCCTGCCGGCCGCGCACGCCGCGCGCTCCGCCCTGTCGCAGCCGGGCTTCGCCCACCAGGCAGCGGGCGCCGATGCGTCGCTGCCGGGCTTCGTATTGCCCGTCGCGGAACAGGCCGCTACCCCCATCGAGGCGCCTGCGGCGGCATCCGCCACCGGCCCGATCAACGCGCTGCAGTCGCTGGCCGGGGTTCAACCGGCCAGCACGCCAGCCGCGCCGCTCGCGGCACCGGTACTGACACAGCCGGCCGACCCCGCCAACGGCTATGACGACGGCTTCAGCGGCCACGTGACTTGGCTGGCCGGGCAACGCATCGGCCAGGCCGAGATCCGGGTGGTCCCCGAGCACCTGGGCGCCATCGACATCCGCCTGCAGATGGACGGCAACAACGTGCGCGCGGAGTTCCACAGCACCCAGCCGGAAGTCCGGCAGGCGCTGGAAGCCAGCCTGCCGCGGCTGCGCGAAATGCTCGGCCAGCACGGCCTGCAGCTGGCCCATGCCGGCGTCGGCCAGGGCCAGGGCGGCCAGCGCCAGTCCGGCGACGGCCTGCCGCAGCCGGGCCAGGGCAGCGGTTTGACCCTGCCGGAGGAGGCCGGTTCGCCGCTGCCGCCGGATTTCCGTCGCGGCCGCGGACTGCTCGACGTCTACGCCTGA
- a CDS encoding flagellar basal body-associated FliL family protein, with protein sequence MPAAPARTPTAKPGAAAPEAPLPKSKPKKMLFIVLALVAIIGAGAAAALWFLKPAAPAGAKPTGPAQYIALEPAFVVNLADEGGARYLQADVQLQTRDGDTAAAVALHTPIIRNKLLLLFGQQTSQQLTGRNGKEQLQAQALAEVKKTLKAQHAANQVDALLFTSIVIQ encoded by the coding sequence GTGCCAGCAGCACCTGCCAGAACTCCGACTGCCAAGCCCGGCGCCGCCGCGCCTGAAGCGCCACTGCCGAAGAGCAAGCCGAAGAAGATGCTGTTCATCGTCCTGGCCCTGGTGGCGATCATCGGCGCCGGTGCCGCCGCGGCGCTGTGGTTCCTGAAGCCCGCCGCCCCTGCCGGTGCCAAGCCGACAGGCCCTGCCCAGTACATCGCGCTGGAACCGGCCTTCGTGGTCAACCTGGCCGACGAGGGCGGCGCGCGCTACCTGCAGGCGGACGTGCAACTGCAGACCCGGGATGGGGACACCGCCGCGGCGGTGGCGCTGCACACCCCGATCATCCGCAACAAGCTGCTGCTGCTGTTCGGCCAGCAGACCTCGCAGCAGCTGACCGGCCGCAACGGCAAGGAACAGCTGCAGGCGCAAGCGCTGGCCGAGGTCAAGAAGACCCTCAAGGCGCAGCATGCGGCCAACCAGGTGGACGCACTGTTGTTCACCAGCATCGTGATCCAGTAG
- the fliI gene encoding flagellar protein export ATPase FliI, which yields MSIAAAQWDEARSLRLAMRLRGMDTERIPAMGMVREGVLRRAVGLTLEATGCEAPLGSRCSVESSGGRWVDAEVVGFAGDRTFLMPTSDLSGLLPNARVITGSSRGEVAVGEGLLGRVIDSDGVPLDGRPPLRAEDFVGLSGVQINPLMREPITRSLDVGVRAINALLPIGRGQRVGLFAGSGVGKSTLLGMMTRYTAADVIVVGLIGERGREVRDFVESTLGPEGLRRSVVVAAPADRPPLARLHGALRATAIAEWFRDQGLHVLLLMDSLTRFAHAQREIGLSVGEPPTTRGYPPSVFARLPALVERAGNGADGRGSITAFYTVLTEGDDQQEPIADAARAILDGHIVLTRRIADAGLYPAIDVEVSVSRVMQDITDPAWRGRIRRLKQLMAAYNAQRDLIAIGAYQRGNDPVVDDALALWPQILQFLGQDVAESADVEASRNALARLLDGAPEIAL from the coding sequence ATGAGCATTGCCGCCGCACAATGGGACGAAGCACGCAGCCTGCGGCTGGCGATGCGGTTGCGCGGCATGGACACCGAGCGCATTCCGGCCATGGGCATGGTCCGCGAAGGCGTACTGCGCCGCGCCGTTGGCCTGACATTGGAGGCCACCGGCTGCGAGGCCCCATTGGGATCGCGCTGCAGCGTGGAAAGCAGCGGCGGCCGCTGGGTGGACGCCGAAGTGGTCGGCTTCGCCGGCGATCGCACCTTCCTGATGCCCACCTCCGACCTGTCCGGCCTGCTGCCCAACGCACGCGTCATCACCGGCTCCAGCCGTGGCGAGGTGGCGGTGGGCGAAGGCCTGCTGGGCCGCGTCATCGACAGCGACGGCGTGCCGCTGGATGGCCGCCCGCCGCTGCGCGCCGAGGATTTCGTCGGTCTGTCGGGCGTCCAGATCAACCCGCTGATGCGCGAGCCGATCACCCGCTCGCTGGACGTCGGCGTGCGCGCCATCAACGCCCTGCTGCCGATCGGCCGCGGCCAACGCGTCGGCCTGTTCGCCGGCTCCGGCGTCGGTAAATCGACGCTGCTGGGGATGATGACCCGCTACACCGCCGCCGACGTGATCGTGGTCGGCCTGATCGGCGAACGCGGCCGCGAAGTGCGCGATTTCGTCGAAAGCACCCTCGGACCCGAGGGCCTGCGCCGTTCGGTCGTGGTGGCCGCCCCGGCCGACCGGCCGCCGCTGGCACGCCTGCACGGCGCCCTGCGCGCCACCGCCATCGCCGAATGGTTCCGGGACCAGGGCTTGCATGTGCTCCTGCTCATGGACTCCCTGACCCGCTTCGCCCACGCCCAGCGCGAGATCGGCCTGTCGGTCGGCGAACCGCCGACCACCCGCGGCTACCCGCCGTCGGTATTCGCACGCCTGCCGGCGCTGGTGGAACGCGCCGGCAACGGCGCCGACGGCCGCGGCTCGATCACCGCCTTCTACACCGTGCTGACCGAGGGCGACGACCAGCAGGAGCCAATCGCCGACGCCGCCCGCGCCATCCTCGACGGCCACATCGTGCTCACCCGCCGGATCGCCGACGCCGGCCTGTACCCGGCCATCGACGTGGAGGTCTCGGTCAGCCGCGTGATGCAGGACATCACCGATCCGGCTTGGCGCGGCCGCATCCGCCGCCTCAAGCAGCTGATGGCCGCCTACAACGCCCAGCGCGACCTGATCGCCATCGGCGCCTACCAGCGCGGCAACGACCCGGTAGTCGATGACGCCCTTGCATTGTGGCCGCAGATCCTCCAGTTCCTTGGCCAGGATGTCGCCGAATCGGCGGACGTCGAAGCCAGTCGCAATGCCCTCGCCCGTCTGCTCGACGGCGCTCCGGAGATCGCCCTATGA
- the fliN gene encoding flagellar motor switch protein FliN has product MTSIDEAAQLAAFEALTAGTATDPNANSGPKVDLNLDVILDVPVTLSLVVGHARIPIRNLLQLNQGSVVELERAAGEPLDVYVNDTLIAQGEVVVVNDRFGVRLTDVVSPSERIKRLR; this is encoded by the coding sequence ATGACATCCATCGACGAAGCTGCCCAGCTTGCCGCCTTCGAGGCCCTGACCGCCGGAACCGCCACCGATCCCAATGCCAACAGCGGCCCGAAGGTCGACCTCAACCTCGATGTCATCCTCGACGTGCCGGTGACCCTGTCACTGGTGGTCGGACATGCCCGCATCCCGATCCGCAACCTGCTGCAGCTCAACCAGGGTTCGGTGGTGGAGCTGGAACGCGCCGCCGGGGAACCACTGGACGTCTACGTCAACGACACCCTGATCGCCCAGGGCGAGGTGGTGGTGGTCAACGACCGCTTCGGTGTCCGCCTGACCGACGTGGTCAGCCCGAGCGAGCGCATCAAGCGCCTGCGCTGA
- the fliF gene encoding flagellar basal-body MS-ring/collar protein FliF, translating to MSAIALPKTTEGLKNLGRLQDIPMVRQLLTLGVTAAAIALGLWLFFWTQKPTYAPLPGLDVKTAGEARDVLRTAQVPFKIDPTTGALSVPEDRIGEARMALAAGGIGAGEDRGFAAMEGDQGFGTSQFVENARYQHALETELARTISNLRPVREARVHLAMPKPSAFTRNKDPASASVVLQLQSGASLEQGQVDAIVHLVSSSIPGLPASNVTVVDQFGRLLSNPDPDSDAAISAKQFERQRRQEAVFVRRIQELLEPMTGPGRVRAEVSVDMDFSQTEQASEKYGPDPAIVRSEQLSESGNLAAANPPQGVPGSASNTPAATAAANPDPNAAGAAGTANAAQATAATGNGSRSSVRNYEIDRTLTHTRQAPGRISRVTAAVLVDNLAGAPGKNGKPTERALNAQEVQRIQSLVQQAIGFDAQRGDVVTVVNSPFARQPEVATEPAPFWENPRARDLLRTLLGGLAVLAVVWFVLRPAFRALTTPKVLVKHEPQQAEVTEMLDHDDQPVTPALTQERVAKRRDFEAKVQVARDAVTTDSKRVASVVRDLVNADE from the coding sequence TCCCGATGGTGCGGCAGCTGCTGACCCTAGGCGTGACCGCGGCCGCCATCGCGCTGGGCCTGTGGCTGTTCTTCTGGACCCAGAAGCCGACCTACGCGCCGCTGCCGGGGCTGGACGTCAAGACCGCCGGCGAGGCGCGCGACGTGCTGCGCACTGCGCAGGTGCCGTTCAAGATCGACCCGACCACCGGCGCGCTGTCCGTGCCGGAAGACCGCATCGGCGAGGCACGCATGGCGCTGGCAGCCGGCGGCATCGGCGCGGGCGAGGACCGTGGGTTCGCCGCGATGGAGGGCGATCAGGGTTTCGGCACCAGCCAGTTCGTGGAAAACGCGCGCTACCAGCACGCGCTGGAAACGGAGCTGGCCCGCACCATCTCCAACCTGCGCCCGGTCCGTGAGGCGCGGGTGCATCTGGCCATGCCCAAGCCGTCCGCGTTCACCCGCAACAAGGATCCGGCCAGTGCCTCGGTGGTGCTGCAGCTGCAGAGCGGCGCCAGCCTCGAGCAGGGTCAGGTGGACGCCATCGTCCATCTGGTGTCCTCCTCCATCCCCGGCCTGCCGGCCAGCAACGTCACCGTGGTGGACCAGTTCGGCCGCCTGCTGTCCAACCCCGACCCCGACAGCGACGCCGCCATCAGTGCCAAGCAGTTCGAGCGCCAGCGTCGCCAGGAAGCGGTGTTCGTGCGCCGCATCCAGGAGTTGCTGGAGCCGATGACCGGCCCCGGCCGGGTCCGCGCAGAAGTGAGCGTGGACATGGATTTCAGCCAGACCGAACAGGCCAGCGAGAAGTACGGCCCGGACCCCGCGATCGTGCGCAGCGAGCAACTGTCCGAATCCGGCAACCTCGCGGCGGCGAATCCCCCGCAGGGCGTTCCCGGCAGCGCCAGCAACACCCCGGCCGCCACTGCCGCTGCGAATCCGGATCCCAACGCCGCCGGCGCGGCGGGCACCGCAAACGCCGCGCAGGCCACCGCCGCGACCGGCAACGGCAGCCGCAGCTCGGTGCGCAACTACGAGATCGACCGCACCCTGACCCATACCCGGCAGGCGCCCGGGCGCATCAGCCGGGTTACCGCCGCGGTGCTGGTGGACAACCTCGCCGGCGCCCCCGGCAAGAACGGCAAGCCCACCGAGCGGGCGCTCAATGCCCAGGAAGTCCAACGCATCCAGTCGCTGGTGCAGCAGGCAATCGGTTTCGATGCCCAGCGCGGCGACGTGGTCACCGTGGTCAATTCGCCCTTCGCGCGACAGCCTGAAGTGGCGACGGAGCCGGCGCCGTTCTGGGAAAACCCGCGCGCCCGCGACCTGCTGCGCACCCTGCTGGGCGGCCTGGCGGTGCTGGCGGTGGTGTGGTTCGTGCTGCGCCCCGCCTTCCGGGCGCTCACCACGCCGAAGGTGCTGGTCAAGCATGAGCCGCAGCAAGCCGAGGTCACCGAGATGCTCGACCACGACGACCAGCCGGTGACCCCGGCGCTCACCCAGGAACGCGTCGCCAAGCGCCGCGATTTCGAAGCCAAGGTGCAGGTGGCGCGCGATGCCGTCACCACCGATTCCAAGCGCGTCGCCTCGGTGGTGCGCGACCTGGTGAATGCCGATGAGTGA
- the fliJ gene encoding flagellar export protein FliJ encodes MTRSQRLNPLLRVTQQRQDTVAKMLAERDKTLAEQQQRLDTLKEYADSYSVAPSGGTLAPAMLANHVAFRAKLDTALQQQAQVVDTSRQNCEVERARLMLASRDNKVLEQLAASYRAEELRVADRREQRELDDLGARRVRVAQEGSEP; translated from the coding sequence ATGACCCGTTCGCAACGACTGAACCCCCTCCTCCGGGTCACCCAGCAGCGCCAGGACACGGTGGCGAAGATGCTGGCCGAGCGCGACAAGACGCTGGCCGAACAGCAGCAGCGCCTCGACACGCTGAAGGAGTACGCCGACTCCTACAGCGTCGCGCCGTCCGGCGGCACGCTGGCACCGGCCATGCTGGCCAACCACGTGGCGTTCCGCGCCAAACTCGATACCGCCCTGCAGCAGCAGGCGCAGGTGGTCGATACCTCCCGCCAGAACTGCGAAGTCGAGCGCGCCCGGCTGATGCTGGCCAGCCGCGACAACAAGGTGCTGGAGCAGCTGGCCGCCAGCTATCGCGCGGAGGAACTGCGCGTGGCCGACCGCCGCGAGCAGCGCGAGCTGGACGACCTGGGCGCGCGCCGCGTCCGCGTGGCGCAGGAAGGCAGCGAACCATGA